gcaaagtttcttgcacaaattattaaattaagaacacattattctgattacaccattaaaaggatgagacttgataatgctggtgagttaacatctcaagcttttaatgattattatatgtctacaaggatggttgttgaacatccagttgctcatgtgcatacacaaaattggtttagctgaatcaatagataaacgcttacagctaataactagacaattagaaatgagtacaaaactctcaatatttatatggggacatgtaaatttacatgatgtgacattaattcgcattaaatcaagtgcaagttataaatattctccattaccaacttaattttggtggagaccgaatattttccatcttagaacatttggttgtgcagtgtatttttaattgaactatcacaacaaatggttcctcaaagaaggattgaaatatatgttagatatgaaacatcttcaatcataagatatattgaacccatgacgggtgatgtttttacagcaagttttgtcgattgtcactttaatgaaacattgttccctatattagggggagaaatgaaatataaataaaatgatgtttcatggtgtgaacatcaattaaggaatattgatcatcgcacaaaagaatgataaaagaaagttcaaatataatgcatatgcaagaacttgcaaattaattactttatgcatttaaagatataaaaaataagtgactaaatcatatataccagcagtaaatgcttcagctagaattgaaattacaaaagctggcaataatgtcacttatgagtctttgctacggcagaaacgtgggagaccaattggttccaaagataaaaatgctcgaaaaagaaaatcagctgataatgaggtaaaagaaagtgttcaagaagaaccacaaatcaatactccttctgcagaggatattgataaatgtaaatacataaattgcaataaattatgcaatattatgaaactgaaatgaaatgaaaaatcttgatgagatattttcatataatgttacaatgacatcatgaataaagatgatgatctggaaccaaaatctgtcattgaatatcaaaatagacgtgattgaactcaacggaaaggagcaatacgagctgaattagaatcgctcaataaaagaaaagtttttggatcaatcgttatcacttttaaagatgtgaaacaatgggatacaaatgaatttttatccgaaaagaaatgtgcaaatgaagttacaaggcaaaacttgacttgtaactcaagatttcccacaaagaccagaaatgaattaggaggaaaacttatcctcctataatgaatacaattacttattagatacttaatcaacctggtagttatttaaatgcatcttatggatgttgttactacttatctgtatggatcacttaatagtgatatatatatatgaatatacttgaagggttaaggtatcataagcatctaatgcaaaacccaaggaaatatattctattaaatcacaaagatttctaaatgggtttatacaatcgggacgtatgtggtataatcgattaaattactacttgataagaaaagggtatacatataaacttatttgcacgtgtgttttataaaaacaatgttcggatatgtgatcatagctgtttatatcaattatcttaaataaagaaatctatgaagccattcaacttctaaagaaagattttaaaataaaaaaaaatcaagtattacgttgatttacatattgagcatataactaatgacttacttatacatcaaacaacttataccgaaaagattttaaaatattttaatatggacaagacaaaaaccattaagtactcatatggttgttagatcttaatattgatactaatccatttcatcctctagaagatcatgaagatcttcttggttcagaagttccatattttagtgcaattgggactcttatgtatcttacaaattatacaagatctgacatttcttttgcaattaatttgttgacaaggttcagctcagcccctaccaaaagacattggaatgggatcaaacaaatagtttgataccttcggggaactactgatttataattattttattctaacaactcgaaacaagatttgtttggttatacagatgcagattatttatctgatctacataaagctaaatcttaaactggatatgtattcctaaatggaggcaccgcaatatcatgacgttctcaaaacaaacacttgttgcaacatcatcaaatcatgccgaagtgattgcattacatgaagctactcgggaatgattttagttaagatcaatgatacaaatcattattgattcttgtggactagaacgctataaaagcccaacaactatctatgaagataatacagcttacatagtacaaatgaaagaagagtatcaaaaatgacagaacaaaacataaatgctgacgaggcgctaaagctataaacggtcttaacggtcataagtttgatggaaaagaatggtatattggtaaggctcagaaaaagactgaaagggaataggaattgaaacaacagtttgagcaaaccatgaaggagactgtagacaaatcacatgggtcaaacttttacataaaagatttagatgatacagtttcagatgaaaacctcagattcttctcatatactcaagatctcgtaaaagacaaccagattaaaatgagatacgttcaatcaacaactctgctgatctttataccaaagcactgtcaatcgctgttttcaaaacatacgttcacaatattggcatgtggcaagttcaaaagatgtgacgactcagcgttgtctacttgagtgggagtcaactctatgctgcactctttttccattagctaaagttttatcccactgggttttctttagcaaggtttttaacgaggcagtattaattgctctttaaaaaaattaccatccaagggggagtgttgtaaatttagtagttaaatatggatggtaattaatcaaatatggatagtaaaatttgtactatatatatgtgcataatgtaagttacaaaaacacacatatacattaaatacatcacacctcttcaacctctttctctcataTATCTTCTAcatcacatctctcttttattggttctttcaatttgaatatattgaaccaggccactaaaggtagttataagcctactgaaatataacagttTTATCATAATTTTAAAAAGTGATCCGATATTTTGTGTTTAAAAAGTTGACTAATGAATGATATTTTGTTATGTTTAAGAAATTTTATTTTAAGCATGTTATAAGAGATTTGATATTTTCACacaaatatatcacacaatatcagtCACAATCTGACTTGCATTTTAGCCACATAAATTATTTAGTTGTTATGATTGAAGAAAAGAAAAGAATAAGATATGATGCAGAAGATAACAACGTTCGttaaaaataataagaaataatTATTTAGTTGTTATTATGAAAAGGAAAAACTAATTTATTAATAAAGTAGAAGATAAATAATTACtcctttttaatttatttattttaattagtgTTTATAACATCATTTACATATCttttaattttttcttttttttttaatttatttttataaaggatAATTACTTATTTATGACATCACAAGGATAgagatttaatattaattatagatTAACTATAGATAGAAGATAGATAACTTTTAATGAAAATAGCttttaatgaaaaaaaaaatgttttaatttagattttaaaaaaaaacataatatTAGGTTTATCGTTAATAATCAATTAAAAATCTGGATTTAGCAAAATAAGTCGCCCATAGCGAATCCTACATCATCAATGACATCGTCATCGTCATCGTCATAAATATAATAAATCGATAAATCGAAGCAAGAAGACACCTTTTGTGTCATTTTGACTCCATTCGATTCATCTCAAATTCTCAATCAATCAGGTAAGCAAATTTTACATCTTATTCTATTAAAAATCCATCTTAGGGTTTCATACTCATTTCTTGTATTCGCTATTTGTTCCTAAAACAAAATTGTTAACCTCGGAGTATAAAATTACAACTGATTTTGTATCGTGTAACTTTGCAGACGAAGATTATAAACTTCATAAAATGCAGGTCAGTATCTGTCATGATGCGCTTTGATTTTTAATTCTGTTTTAGGTATTTGTATTGATCGGTATGTATGTGTGTGCTTAAAGGGGCATCTAACTCCCAATCTATTGTCAATCAAAAAGCCCTAAGATCTATGATTTTACATTATATGATAAAATTAAACCTTGTTATAGATTGATTTTGCTTATGATATATGAATATgactacattttttttttttttttttttttttttaaacaaccaACTAGATCAGGCTTACCTGCTAGTATAACCGAGGGTGTGGACCAATATCGAGTACCAACACCAAACTCCCTTGACGGTGTGCACTATGTAACGTATGTGACAACACCTAATACGAAACTCCTTGAACCAGCTAGCCGCCTCAAATTCTTGAGCCAAAGAGCCCCCTAGTTCCTCTTCCTTCAATAGGTTTAAGGTCTCCACTTGGATCACAGGCCCGCGTTACCAAGCCCAGTGAATATGAGATTATATATCAAATGCTCGATCGTTTGGACGACGGCTTGTTTTATTTCTCGGCGAGGTTGATGGCTTCTCTTTGGTTAATTTTGTTTTTTTAACGGTGTTATCGACAtcaaatgctctcatttgtcacccacacacgcgttaggaggatACCCAATTCacgacgatgttggcagtaccatcgaaggttgggaaaaacccccagagaccttcccaaatcgcattgatgttgatagtaccatcaaaggttggaaacCCACACACGGGTTATTGTTTGGTTGCTACTTGCTCAGCCTTTTTGGATGTTTTGTCTTCTCCATTAGATCACTTCTAGGTAGCTTTAAAGAATTTAGGTTGCTACTTACTCGGCCTTTTTGGTGTGTCTTAGGTTGGTTTAGTTTTCTAGTTGCAATTCGAGTTGGAGTGGTGTTGCTTCTTGTTTGGTTCTTTCATCTCGTAATGAACGTTCCTTGTTATAATATAGCGTTCGTTTTTCGCCCAAAAAAAGTAAATGCATATATCAAATGCTTATGGCTTATTGATATTTTTGAACATAATGAACTTTATGTTTTGGGTAATTGCCATGTTTTTGCTTTTTTAGGGGACCAAAGCATTAAATTTGTTTAGGTGAGATGGTGCTTAGTTCAAACGCACTATAAAGCTATAAGCACTGTTTTTAAGCAACCCCAAACTTAAGTTTTTGGTTTTACTTAATGTATCCATAATACAACCCAAACTCTAAGTTTTCCTTTCAATTCCCATCATTTTCCGACTATGACTATAGCTGACTTCAAAAGTCAACAAATTGATCCGAATATATTCCTGCATCTGCATGTTTAACTCCCCGACTGATCTCTTCTTTTACTTAAACAATCTATTATTTATCTCCTGCCATGCAAAATACTCAGCAGAGCATTTTCCAATCCTATAAGTTGATTATATCGTTGCGACTTCAAAAACGGTACATTTTAGCCTAGTTTGTTATCTGATTCCCATTATTCAGTAATCACATTATCAGTCTAGTAGTGCACATATAAACACCAGTCATTATACATAAAAACTTCATTTTGGATACTTGTATAACATTTTATTGATGAGCTTGTTTGTCGAGTGTAGGCTTCAAGGGCAAGACTATTTAAGGAGTACAAGGAGGTGCAGAGGGAAAAAGTAGCTGATCCAGATATACAACTTGTTTgtgatgattcaaacatatttaagTGGACCGCACTTATTAAGGTTTGGCTAACTGGATGGTTTTATGTATAGAACCGTATACAATTTATGCGTTTTGTTTGATGGATAACTTTATGCAGGGACCTTCGGAGACTCCATATCAAGGTGGGGTCTTTCAGCTTGCGTTTTCTGTGCCAGAGCAATATCCTTTGCAGCCGCCTCAAGTGAGGTTTTTAACTAAAATATTTCACCCAAATGTACATTTCAAGGTACAAATctattctttgttttttttttttttttgcctcccCTGGCCTTTCGAAAGTAGTTATGTCATAATGAATAATCAGAATCAGCTAGTAAATTGTATCATAATTCATAATAGAGTGTGTTTGGATGTGCCTGACCTTTATGAAAGTTGTCATAATAAGTGAATTTTTTAGCTGAGTCTTTGGCAATGAAAAATGGAGAAATTAATGTTTTAAATGATTAAAATTTATATTCTTGTGAGAAAAGAGGATATCTTTGTAGCGAGATTGGAAGTAATAATAGAATGATAACTTGGTGATTTTGTTATACCCTTTGATAGTTAGTTTTATTGCAGCTAGAATGAAACTCTGCGAGTCTGCTTTAAAACCTATTGTTTGATCACTATTATTTACAAACATAATATTTTTTCCAAAAAATGTAAACTGATTATCACATTTAAAAGTTAAAAATAAGTAATGCAACTTTAAAAGCTTTCTATCTGTACAATGAGTGGGATGAAACCTTGACAGTACGTGCTGTATTCTTTTATCAGCAAACATTTTTATCCCATTTTATGAAATCTTTTCTTTGGGAAATTATTTTAGTTATTCTGGTAGAATGGGGACTACCAGTGTCATTACTCTTGCATAACAAGATTTATAATTTTATACACATCTGAAACCGTACTATGACTAACTTATTACTCGGGTTGTATTCTTTAATCTGTGCAGACGGGAGAAATTTGTCTAGATATCTTGAAGAATGCTTGGAGTCCTGCTTGGACACTGCAGTCTGTTTGTAGGGCTATAATTGCATTAATGGCCCATCCTGAACCAGATAGCCCATTGAATTGTGATTCAGGTAACAAATTatgcatatatgaatatgaatatatgtatCATTCTTTTGTTTTTTTTATCAATACTGTCCAGTTTTCATCTATAATAATATACCACATTAGTCCATTTTTAGAGATATTCGGTATTCCCTTAGTTAAGATATTCAGTCTCCCACTTGTTAAACAGATGTGAAACTGAGTAACAATATTTTTTTCCAAGCATATAACAAGAATTTATGAGACACGTAGAATAATAATATAGAATAGGAAATATATCCTGTAATTGTATATGGAATTAGTTCTACTTAATCAAGTTTCTCGTCAGAATTCGTATGTAGCTGTGAAAGTTATGACTGAAGTTTCTATATGAGGTATTTATATGTTTGTCCGTATAGAAAAAGAGAAGTCTACAAGTGTTATCACTTAAATAGGCTAATGTTTGTATATGTTTCAAGATTCTATAGTTGAGTATTAGAATTGTGCATGGGTGTGTTAGCGGCttttttatgtttatgtttattttgTATTTGTATAATTAGTACCGTGACTTGAAGAATTTGGACCAGAATCAAGTTAATCTATGCTTATATGCTAAAACCTAGGGACAATTACTTTTTTTAAGGCAAGGCAGCAAAGTGTAGTCCTTAGGAATTGAACTAAGGGGTATGTTTGGTGAAACTAGCTTGTAACTGGGTAGCTAGTAGCTGGTACGGGTTTAGATGTATTTAGGTGTTTGGCAGATTGGAGTTGTTAAAAAAAAGAGTAAACTGACAAAAAGCTAGGAGTTTTTTCCCAAACGCTAATTCTAGGAGCTTCTAGCTTTTGGCTTTTTCTCTCCATCTAAAAAGTTTTAAGTTGTTTTAACTATACGAAGTTTTTTATTGGATGAGAGTTTTTTCATAAAGCTAGAAGCTCCTTACCAAATATACCCTAAGGCTACCCCTTGGGTCCTAGGGACAGTTGCGTTAGTTTACCTTCACTAAAATAATTAGCTTCTGACAAATTTTTATCCAGTTAACGAAAACTGGTTACATTGATCCAAAATTATTTAATAAAAAGCTTACTCATAACTGATTATTATTACTGCATCTCATAATGAGTGATTTCAAGCATCCCTAAGAGATTGTATTCTCATTTTTCTTTACTTTTTTCTCATATACATTAAATTAATTTGGTGAAATTTGTTGCAGGCAATCTTCTTCGATCTGGTGACGTTCGAGGATTTCAGTCTATGGCTAAGATGTATACCAGGCTTGCAGCCATGCCCAAGGTAGGTTGAAACGTTTTCCACCTTATTCTTGCTTCTAGGATTTCATATCCGTATTGTACGTGATTTTGGCGATACTCCTACTTTATGGCTTTGAATACTCATTTCTTGTAAAATTCAATGGGAGATAACATTTGACTTGACGAATTAAAAGGATATGTAAACAAAGACTATAACTATTATTTAGTGTTTGGTGCTTTCAGATTTCAGACATGTATAGATAGTACACCATTCACAAACATGCTTATTCATTTACTTCATGTGACCCATAGCTCACGATTATGATCCATATACGGTTAATGAGCAGTCTATTTATAATGAGGTCAAATGAGTTAAAGAGAAAGCGTACCAAGTCACGATTGGGTGGATGTAAGTTTTAAGATAAACTACCTATATCATGTACTTATGTTTTCAGGTCACAAGAATACAACCAAGGGAATCATAAACCTATATTATGTATGTGTGTCAATGTAGCACCAAGGCTTACTGAGGGTACTATAATAACAAAAAGGTTCTGATACACACACAAGAGCTGATCAGCCATTAAACTATACGATGCATAAGAACTTCCTACGCTTTAAGAAACTTGTCAAACCAATCGCTCGCTTCTTTAACCATTGATGGTGTCATTTGATGCCCAATTCCTGCTTCTGCTATCACCTGTACAAAAGTACCCAATTTGCCCATTAATCAACCCGCTTATTTTGGTGTTATTTAAAAGCATGAAATGGTGACCAGTACCTGGAAATTAAGTGAACAATGAGCATCTTCAAAAGCCTTGCGTGTTCTGGATATTGT
The window above is part of the Rutidosis leptorrhynchoides isolate AG116_Rl617_1_P2 chromosome 1, CSIRO_AGI_Rlap_v1, whole genome shotgun sequence genome. Proteins encoded here:
- the LOC139881863 gene encoding protein PEROXIN-4-like, translating into MQASRARLFKEYKEVQREKVADPDIQLVCDDSNIFKWTALIKGPSETPYQGGVFQLAFSVPEQYPLQPPQVRFLTKIFHPNVHFKTGEICLDILKNAWSPAWTLQSVCRAIIALMAHPEPDSPLNCDSGNLLRSGDVRGFQSMAKMYTRLAAMPKVG